From one Plasmodium malariae genome assembly, chromosome: 12 genomic stretch:
- the PmUG01_12061000 gene encoding polyprenol reductase, putative, producing MIYRFSSLTHMYSSASLFENICLLYHISGIFFLLISFYFKTINKWSLHGKNLFITIEEDERGHTYKFYTLKKKIDDIIISKAYFSHFYIVGLIVNSFLLFQDFIEYSKNERNGFYYISLTNVTLQIHLIRRLLEQLFVVRTTSKSFMHIISYFLGISFYVVTPFSLRHNDRIKYSLLTLFSLTLFVCGNLMQCDSHVRLARLRPQGGKKSDILYKIPYGGLFYFISCPHYFSEILIYFSFLTLNLNFMSSLNFTMVFLILIKNGIQTHKWYLKTLPSAYPNKNIYLKVKYI from the exons atGATATATAGATTCTCCTCATTAACTCACATGTACTCAAGTGCAAGCCTATTTGAGAATATTTGcttattatatcatatttcaggaattttttttttgcttatatctttttattttaaaacaataaacAAATGGTCCTTGCATGGAAAGAACTTGTTCATAACAATTGAAGAAGATGAAAGAGGACATACATATAAGTTTtacacattaaaaaaaaagatagacGATATAATTATTTCGAAAGCgtatttttcccatttttataTCGTTGGTTTGATAGTTAACtcgtttttattattccaa gATTTCATTGAATATTCGAAGAATGAACGAAATG GTTTCTACTACATTTCTTTGACGAATGTTACACTTCAAATTCATTTGATAAGAAGACTGTTAGAACAATTATTTGTGGTAAGGACGACATCAAAGTCTTTCATGCACATAATATCATATTTCTTAGGAATAAG TTTCTACGTAGTAACTCCTTTTTCCTTGCGCCATAATgacagaataaaatattccttATTAACTTTATTTTCTCTTACTCTTTTTGTGTGTGGAAATTTGATGCAG TGTGATTCGCATGTTCGTTTGGCTAGACTTCGACCCCAAG gaggaaaaaaaagtgatATTCTGTATAAAATCCCTTATGGaggattattttattttattagttgccctcattatttttctgaaattttaatctatttttcatttttgacATTAAACCTGAATTTTATGAG CTCTCTTAATTTTACCAtggtttttttaattttaattaaaaatg GTATACAAACACACAAATGGTATCTTAAAACGTTACCCAGTGCATATCCCAA TAAGAACATATAtctaaaagtaaaatatatatag
- the CCp2 gene encoding LCCL domain-containing protein, putative, protein MKRMAKLFCNYAFVLFLFHVFFVNSEDEINNTFFKFDNCEATSTFPSVGENGLPQYAADNALTRGSGYWCSEGKHNANDIISWTGHLKNVRSLNGLTIHWAYSPGEVSVLASYDGNEPYEEVVPYQVIESRAGNVVQNIIFNHIIRAKSIRLLMRHAIHEYFGINFVNALGSGDSTLRIQSGMTSLTQDLCLQIDETNEVVLDGCITSMSYLDGRDLWKLNANNQIYNPINNLCITLKDNMIANGGKLIMEDCNSSLEHNDGRSSWKLLPNNQLKMLRDGNFCLSQDGSKSGSVDVSLHKQATSTLSRDGKNFSTDKAVDGNLDTFWASQPFTIDTAPDSVYFDINLGSKYKLQKCIIDWKYPATKYSIMLSKDGENYKEVSSNLANFLRSTINNLHNEEAQFIKLKLMSPNPEFAEEDNLYYGIKKFSVYANRIKSIVDDCEKIKDSDDARDKYFFEFVSEINMQEGKELKRLDYELQQYAEKIQNEALKIQKLNPKMKKCKVEKEKRHSDILNIKNVILKNIYDVISQTQNIIKINSLSSYYSTSTKELGQTPENPADNCFHLKMTLPSSPSGFYYVLPSCSQDVLRVFCDMKIGGTYYIPSVDTSLINKIKDVENVCATYGLDPIHLHHENQVHVLKHLFYIMDINITNPVPLAIRRETEAFFSLDFQENVHTVVTKFGTPVGNTFGVNNEGVLFFDSSNSEMSAFVCSDNINSINLPEPFVNLSCETTLKQANEIDKVVGSEYLIKCPHDCLERETEESIIGGEANVYSEDSSICLSAIHSGVYDKHYLIHLRVVNGLGEYEGTFQNGIISENYINDNQEFAFKLFNVPPKCPGKNTQMSNFFFFELDTSRSGIDEKENIYVDSSTADAINDLVMIVNKQVGSTDPTFLALINKQSMKIVSNARRYLKPTENFEKNIELLSNETLKDVQKVSHMIKLLSSKITSELEKRKYKLEILIDERLRQKAFESWKLDISTENDIYDTFEIVNSVQLQQGGKWKILDNPVNEGMVGYTLTQNVRVLNSPQMNNLFTGTYAFLRYKSFFDFVFSTYIYVKGTGSVGLIFRAYDKYNYYMLELNNGQNGFKRLIKFQNNEPTELAIIKDPGFEEANWCAVRIECIGSKINISVIKTVKPLYESPIPDIIVNDDYNTAGTIGFYTYGIDSVEFTKPVVESVECLTKERTYKNISPLSCNIYEEFFVGKFNKSYIIYDPENGTGGPSDWSYDNNIGKEKHVILQKSNIKGDENKEVPSFIILQNKTCQVGVINFSLYPQCSNNGIVGAIFKFHDSNNYTILEIGSNFTRLRQNINGNYQLLAKSIISGYKENIWNRVTISFSSTNINVNMGSGLMTYPIFSLIGLDLQDGQQIGFTSYGCNNIAFSNIFLHPFDYKPYSPTPASIGTENIMPIFSKIKEDTIQKDTEQDDNYISSERTDEQVKQAQIDKHAFEEEPSDQVKKDIYYCATHKDIIDRLTYCSKYDKENPNCPNEFCKLCCDNIGSLNEEDTKSCIELCEKLDDKVVHTSEILDFLKKSCIKSPNEELKQSCENDTNKEECLTDMCQMCCQSVTIPENLITNDVNISSLVNQCISLCD, encoded by the exons GAAAATGGATTACCTCAGTATGCCGCAGATAATGCCCTAACAAGAGGATCAGGTTATTGGTGTTCGGAGGGAAAACATAATGCTAATGATATTATTTCGTGGACAGGAcacttaaaaaatgttagATCACTAAATGGACTTACAATTCATTGGGCTTATTCCCCTGGGGAAGTTTCTGTTTTAGCTAGCTACGATGGAAATGAGCCATACGAAGAGGTGGTGCCATACCAAGTTATTGAATCTCGAGCTG GGAACGTCGtccaaaatattatattcaacCACATAATTAGGGCGAAATCAATTAGGCTACTCATGAGACATGCCATACATGAATATTTTGGTATTAACTTTGTGAATGCACTGGGTTCAGGGGATTCAACGCTAAGAATACAAAGTGGAATGACTAGCCTTACTCAAGATTTATGTTTGCAGATAGATGAAACAAATGAAGTAGTTTTAGATGGATGTATTACTTCTATGTCTTATTTAGATGGTAGAGACTTATGGAAATTGAATGCGAAtaatcaaatatataatccaataaataatttatgtataactTTAAAAGATAACATGATAGCTAATGGAGGTAAACTCATAATGGAAGATTGTAATTCTAGTTTAGAACATAATGATGGTCGTAGTTCATGGAAATTATTACCAAACAatcaattaaaaatgttaagagATGGAAACTTTTGCCTGTCTCAAGATGGATCTAAATCAGGTAGTGTAGATGTTTCCTTACATAAACAAGCTACATCTACATTATCAAGAGATGGTAAAAACTTTTCTACAGATAAAGCTGTTGACGGGAACCTAGATACATTTTGGGCTTCTCAACCATTTACCATAGACACCGCTCCTGATTCTGTTTATTTTGATATTAATCTAggaagtaaatataaattacaaaaatgtataattgaTTGGAAATATCCAGCTACTAAATATTCTATAATGTTAAGTAAGGATGGAGAAAACTACAAAGAAGTTAGTAGTAATTTAGCAAACTTTTTAAGAAGTACTATTAATAATCTACATAATGAAGAAGCTCAattcattaaattaaaacttaTGTCTCCTAATCCTGAATTTGCTGAAGaagataatttatattatgggataaaaaaattttctgtCTATGCTAATAGAATTAAATCCATTGTTGATGActgtgaaaaaataaaagattcAGATGATGCTAgagataaatatttcttcGAATTTGTATCCGAAATTAATATGCAAGAAGGTAAAGAATTAAAACGATTAGATTATGAACTACAACAATATGctgaaaaaatacaaaacgAAGCTTtgaaaattcaaaaattgaacccaaaaatgaaaaaatgtaaagtaGAAAAAGAGAAACGACATAGCGatatacttaatataaaaaatgttattcttaaaaatatttatgatgtGATTAGTCAGacacaaaatataattaaaataaattctttaaGTTCTTACTATTCAACTTCTACAAAAGAATTAGGACAAACACCAGAAAACCCAGCTGATAActgttttcatttaaaaatgacATTACCTAGTTCACCCTCTggtttttattatgtattaccATCATGTTCTCAGGATGTGTTAAGAGTATTTTGTGATATGAAAATTGGAGgtacatattatattccTTCAGTAGATACTAGcctaattaacaaaataaaggatGTAGAAAATGTATGTGCCACTTATGGATTGGATCCCATTCATTTACATCATGAAAATCAAGTACATGTATTGAAACACTTGTTTTATATCATGGATATAAACATAACCAATCCAGTTCCTTTAGCTATTAGACGTGAAACAGAAGCATTTTTTTCGTTAGATTTTCAAGAAAATGTTCATACTGTTGTAACAAAATTTGGAACTCCTGTAGGGAATACATTTGGAGTAAATAATGAAGGggttcttttttttgattcTTCTAATTCTGAAATGTCAGCTTTTGTTTGTTCAGACAATATAAATTCAATTAATCTGCCTGAACCGTTTGTAAATTTAAGTTGTGAAACGACACTAAAACAAGCTAACGAAATAGATAAAGTGGTTGGAAGTGAGTATCTAATTAAATGCCCTCATGATTGTTTAGAACGAGAAACAGAAGAAAGTATCATAGGAGGGGAAGCAAACGTATATTCCGAAGATAGTTCTATATGCTTGTCAGCTATCCATTCAGGTGTTTATGAtaaacattatttaatacatCTAAGAGTTGTAAATGGACTTGGTGAATATGAAGGTACATTTCAAAATGGAATTATTTCagaaaattacataaatgatAACCAAGAGTTTGCTTTTAAACTCTTTAATGTTCCTCCAAAATGTCCTGGTAAAAATACACAGAtgtccaatttttttttttttgaacttgATACTAGTAGAAGTGGAATAGATGagaaggaaaatatatacgtagACTCATCAACAGCTGATGCAATAAATGATTTAGTTATGATAGTTAACAAACAAGTCGGAAGTACTGATCCAACATTTTTAGCATTAATTAATAAGCAGTCAATGAAAATAGTTTCTAATGCTAGGAGGTATTTAAAACCAACAGagaattttgaaaaaaatatagaattatTATCTAATGAAACCTTAAAAGATGTACAAAAGGTATCTCATATGATAAAATTGTTATCCTCAAAAATTACTTCAGAATtggaaaagagaaaatataaattagaaatattaatagatgAAAGACTACGACAGAAAGCATTTGAATCGTGGAAATTAGACATCAGTACagaaaatgatatatatgataCATTCGAAATAGTAAATTCAGTACAACTACAACAAGGAGGAAAGTGGAAAATACTTGATAATCCAGTAAACGAAGGAATGGTTGGATATACCTTGACACAAAATGTACGCGTTTTAAATTCTCCTCAgatgaataatttatttaccgGTACATATGCTTTTTTAAGGTATAAATCTTTTTTCGATTTTGTGTTTTCaacttacatatatgtgaAGGGAACAGGATCCGTTGGATTAATTTTCAGAGcatatgataaatataattattatatgttagaATTAAATAATGGTCAAAATGGATTTAAGagattaataaaatttcaaaataatgAACCCACAGAATTAGCTATAATAAAAGATCCTGGATTTGAAGAAGCTAATTGGTGTGCAGTAAGAATAGAATGTATTGGTtctaaaataaacataagtGTTATTAAAACGGTTAAGCCTTTATACGAATCTCCCATTCCTGATATTATAGTGAATGATGATTATAACACTGCTGGTACTATAGGTTTTTATACATACGGAATTGATTCAGTTGAATTTACAAAGCCAGTTGTTGAGTCTGTTGAATGCCTAACAAAAGAAAggacatataaaaatatttctccCTTAAGTTGcaatatatatgaagaattTTTCGTTGGAAAGTTCAATAAGTCGTATATCATATATGATCCTGAAAACGGAACTGGTGGACCATCTGATTGGtcttatgataataatatagggaaagaaaaacatgtaattttacaaaaatctAATATTAAAGGGGATGAAAATAAGGAAGTTccttcttttattattttacaaaataaaacttgTCAAGTTGgtgtaataaatttttccttatacCCTCAGTGTAGTAATAATGGTATAGTAGGtgcaatttttaaatttcatgATTCTAATAATTATACGATATTAGAAATAGGTTCTAACTTTACTCGTTTAagacaaaatataaatggaaACTATCAGTTACTAGCCAAATCCATTATTTCTGggtataaagaaaatatatggaaCCGTGTAACCATATCGTTCAGTTCTACCAATATTAATGTTAATATGGGAAGTGGCTTGATGACCTACCCGATATTTAGTTTAATAGGATTAGATTTACAAGATGGACAACAAATTGGTTTCACTTCTTACGGATGTAATAATATTGCTTTCAGTAATATTTTCCTACACCCTTTTGATTATAAACCTTATAGTCCTACACCTGCATCTATTGGTACTGAAAACATTATGcctatattttctaaaataaaagaagataCAATACAGAAAGACACTGAACAGgatgataattatatttccTCTGAACGAACAGATGAACAAGTTAAACAAGCCCAAATAGATAAACATGCATTTGAAGAAGAACCAAGTGATCAagttaaaaaagatatatactATTGTGCAACTCACAAAGATATTATAGATAGATTAACGTATTGTAGTAAATATGATAAGGAAAATCCTAATTGTCCAAATGAATTCTGCAAACTCTGCTGTGATAATATTGGTTCATTAAATGAAGAAGATACTAAATCGTGCATAGAATTATGTGAAAAATTAGATGATAAAGTTGTGCATACATCTGAAATTTtggattttcttaaaaaatcaTGTATTAAATCCCCTAATGAAGAATTAAAACAGTCATGTGAAAATGATACAAATAAAGAGGAGTGCTTAACCGACATGTGTCAAATGTGCTGTCAATCCGTTACTATACCGGAAAATCTAATTACTAACGACGTTAATATTAGTTCTCTAGTTAACCAGTGCATATCCTTATGCGATTAG